The Linepithema humile isolate Giens D197 chromosome 7, Lhum_UNIL_v1.0, whole genome shotgun sequence genome has a window encoding:
- the kel gene encoding ring canal kelch homolog: protein MEPAGQNQPPNISNNINDNSDTHKGSCLLLRYASQNSLDESSQKHIPRENGKDKPPYRNHHHTNRAFDVINEMRKKNLLCDVILVADSGMEVPAHKMVLAACSPYFYAMFTKFEERDQERITLQGVDYSALELLVDYVYSAEVHVTEDNVQVLLPAANLLQLTDVRDACCDFLQAQLHPSNCLGIRAFADLHGCLELLSHADSYIEQHFSEVVDAEEFLTLAPEQVAKLICSDRLMVPSEEKVFECVISWVHHDLEKRQNNLALLMEHVRLPLLSQEYLVQRVEEEPLLKANLQCKDFLIEALKYHLLKGEQKSLFKTPRTKPRQPRGLPKVLLVVGGQAPKAIRSVECFDFKEEKWYQVSELPTRRCRAGLCVLGGRVYAVGGFNGSLRVRTVDIYDAAADQWSPCPEMEARRSTLGVAVLGNCVYAVGGFDGSTGLNSAEVYDPRTREWRPIARMSTRRSSVGVGVVKGLLYAVGGYDGESRQCLSSVECYNPEKDQWKPVPEMSARRSGAGVGVLDGILYAVGGHDGPLVRKSVEAFNPETNQWTPVSDMALCRRNAGVVALNGLLYVVGGDDGSSSLASVEVYSPRTDTWTTLPTCMGVGRSYAGVAIIDKPMAPAATM, encoded by the exons ATGGAGCCGGCGGGGCAGAATCAACCACCTAACATCTCGAACAATATCAACGACAATTCCGACACACACAAAGGCAG TTGCTTGTTACTGCGCTATGCTAGCCAGAATTCTCTAGATGAAAGCTCACAGAAACATATTCCTCGTGAAAATGGAAAGGACAAGCCACCGTACAGAAATCATCATCACACAAATCGTGCCTTTGATGTCATCAATGAAATGCGAaa GAAAAATTTACTGTGTGATGTCATCCTGGTGGCAGACAGCGGTATGGAAGTGCCTGCTCACAAAATGGTCCTCGCGGCGTGTAGTCCTTACTTTTACGCTATGTTTACAAAATTCGAAGAGCGTGATCAAGAGAGAATAACGTTGCAAGGAGTGGATTATTCGGCATTAGAGTTATTGGTGGACTACGTATATTCTGCTGAAGTCCATGTTACGGAGGATAATGTACAGGTGCTCTTACCAGCCGCGAATTTATTACAACTGACGGATGTTCGAGATGCCTGTTGTGATTTTTTACAAGCTCAATTGCACCCATCTAATTGTCTCGGTATTAGAGCGTTTGCCGATCTGCATGGATGTCTCGAGTTGTTGTCACATGCAGATAGTTATATCGAGCAACATTTCtc AGAAGTAGTTGATGCGGAGGAATTCTTAACACTGGCGCCTGAACAAGTGGCCAAGCTTATCTGCAGCGATCGCTTAATGGTACCTTCCGAAGAGAAAGTCTTTGAATGCGTAATTTCATGGGTGCATCACGATCTCGAGAAAAGACAAAACAACTTAGCTCTATTAATGGAGCATGTGCGCTTACCTCTGCTTTCGCAAGAATATTTAGTACAGCGTGTGGAAGAGGAACCACTTTTGAAAGCAAATTTGCAAT GCAAAGACTTCTTGATCGAAGCTCTAAAATACCATTTACTGAAGGGTGAACAAAAATCGTTGTTTAAAACGCCACGTACCAAACCGAGACAACCAAGAGGATTGCCCAAAGTATTGCTCGTTGTCGGCGGCCAAGCTCCGAAGGCGATTAGGAGCGTGGAGTGCTTCGACTTCAAAGAGGAGAAGTGGTACCAAGTTTCCGAGCTGCCAACACGACGTTGTAGAGCtg GACTTTGTGTGCTCGGTGGACGAGTATACGCTGTTGGCGGGTTCAACGGATCATTGAGAGTACGAACGGTTGATATTTATGACGCCGCTGCGGATCAATGGTCGCCCTGCCCCGAAATGGAAGCGAGAAGATCGACACTCGGTGTAGCAGTGCTCGGCAATTGCGTTTATGCT GTCGGTGGCTTTGATGGTTCGACGGGATTAAATTCAGCTGAAGTGTATGATCCACGCACTCGTGAATGGCGACCAATAGCGCGAATGTCAACACGACGTAGTAGCGTAGGAGTCGGTGTTGTCAAAGGATTACTTTACGCT GTTGGCGGCTACGATGGGGAATCTCGCCAATGCCTCTCCAGTGTCGAATGCTATAATCCAGAGAAAGATCAATGGAAACCCGTGCCTGAGATGTCTGCGCGTCGCAGTGGTGCGGGCGTTGGTGTCCTAGACGGTATTTTATATGCGGTAGGAGGTCACGATGGTCCGCTAGTTCGAAAAAGCGTGGAGGCGTTTAATCCAGAGACCAACCAATGGACTCCCGTCAGCGACATGGCGCTCTGCCGTCGTAACGCCG GTGTTGTGGCGTTAAACGGACTTTTGTACGTGGTGGGCGGAGACGACGGTTCCTCCAGTCTGGCGTCCGTAGAAGTGTATTCTCCGAGAACCGATACCTGGACCACTCTGCCGACTTGCATGGGAGTCGGACGTAGTTACGCAGGTGTAGCAATCATCGACAAACCGATGGCCCCCGCGGCGACGATGTGA
- the LOC137000993 gene encoding uncharacterized protein yields the protein MMNQGRNNPEREDGYQNTGHVSRAFQNRPNNNALQIHPNLNPNYQNPVDLIRNYNRRLQQPQQQQQQQQHEPEENIYERLDNDDDEDDDENAEIPRNELLAQNNQGNADNHAYERINGRISCSNKAHCRYYKYHGLNNAHSFLNDMEGARNASQYDQPRHIYIDYSRLNSNLYRSSLSRLGRNCFSTENIAYASTKRSIQPYAYNCTCPYCRHADARYICHHCQNLHNRLRYQDAANSRHYVYQVSRNCRCPFCRGEYSYAKLPANALRAAELLKMECCHCRNPANCTCRGKMPTDSNSAIYIGRYLDWINRTGQSVNNPLYATIHVSRIDRASMPGHVNASNGADPGPSTSNGATSNARHSDSNSSSMLRSVFASTSGASTSNAAAICPVNRYAERQHTCDDSCIRSQSGNVAGICQLLGRCERTECNHGRLSVHWWFVNKWLPLWNSHNLDRNTDGASCVDEVSREQRESDSDDS from the coding sequence ATGATGAATCAAGGTAGAAATAATCCGGAAAGAGAGGACGGCTATCAAAACACCGGTCACGTGTCGCGCGCTTTTCAAAACCGTCCGAATAACAATGCGCTGCAGATTCATCCGAATCTGAATCCAAATTATCAAAATCCGGTTGATCTAATACGTAATTACAATCGTCGACTACAACagccgcagcagcagcaacaacaacagcagcacGAACCAGAGGAAAATATATACGAACGTTTGGACAATGACGATGACGAGGATGATGACGAAAACGCAGAGATTCCTCGGAACGAATTGCTAGCGCAAAACAATCAAGGCAATGCGGATAATCACGCATACGAGAGAATTAACGGGAGGATATCGTGTAGCAATAAAGCGCATTGTCgttattacaaatatcacGGATTAAACAACGCTCATAGCTTCTTGAATGATATGGAAGGTGCCAGAAATGCGAGCCAATATGATCAACCGCGACATATCTATATCGACTATTCCCGACTGAATAGCAATCTTTACCGAAGCTCTTTGAGCAGATTAGGTCGTAATTGTTTTTCCACGGAAAATATCGCGTACGCATCTACAAAACGCTCTATCCAGCCATATGCATACAATTGCACGTGCCCGTATTGCAGGCACGCGGACGCAAGATACATCTGCCATCATTGTCAAAATCTGCATAACAGATTGCGATATCAGGACGCCGCCAATTCCCGACATTACGTCTACCAAGTCTCGAGAAATTGCAGATGTCCATTTTGTCGCGGTGAATATTCTTACGCAAAGTTACCCGCCAATGCCCTTCGTGCTGCTGAATTGTTAAAAATGGAATGTTGTCACTGTAGAAATCCCGCTAATTGCACTTGTCGCGGTAAAATGCCAACTGACTCGAATTCCGCGATTTACATCGGACGATACCTGGATTGGATCAATCGAACGGGACAGTCCGTCAATAATCCGCTGTACGCTACGATTCACGTTAGCAGAATAGACCGCGCTTCCATGCCCGGTCATGTAAATGCGTCGAACGGCGCCGATCCCGGGCCGTCAACCTCCAACGGTGCAACATCTAACGCAAGACACAGCGACTCGAATTCATCTTCAATGTTGCGATCGGTATTCGCTTCAACATCCGGTGCTTCCACGTCAAACGCCGCTGCGATCTGTCCGGTAAATCGATATGCAGAGCGTCAACACACTTGCGATGACTCTTGTATTCGCAGCCAAAGTGGAAATGTGGCTGGAATATGTCAGCTTCTCGGCAGATGCGAAAGAACGGAATGCAATCACGGGCGGCTCTCTGTACATTGGTGGTTCGTGAACAAATGGCTTCCTCTATGGAATTCTCATAATCTGGATAGAAACACGGATGGCGCGTCGTGTGTAGATGAAGTATCACGGGAACAGCGAGAGAGCGACAGCGATGACTCTTAG
- the spz3 gene encoding protein spaetzle 3 isoform X1, with amino-acid sequence MALVNFSLPYQSATMAPFLYTGPAGGHTAANNLRLNAVLPSGSVPTSYNEQEAFRNEPYAPPIKYHQHQQRRQSVQQRSREVYAEHTSFSSTQDTRYTVYNQDFRRTQPRQQQQQQQQQMRPPPPASSFQQRTQSPESDKSQTEEQESFPERPNSYTRVNGGSSIGPGTKTSVHAVLDYDDDFDDYYDDDDQEIPANAQVTPIQGPIFLKNGSVPVVPLYSYPQLNNGTFVQIPILWTALSVALGVELRGDLVRGAPCIKRYHQLFCPTAGNTYPIERIERFIDENKALMKRMYGDFEMNPGYGSSEHRTRTRRKSREARKHDIPDGGPRDGNDELRLDSEIDEEYFKNRNTRQSFGKNRSSESGRIDACESKVEIVTPYWASNSAGKIRAIVNTQHFEQAIHQEVCSKTQTNRCSGDCGCEQKYKWHRLLAYDPDNDCKGIFMDWFLFPSCCVCRCDPIHGNKFPPSSGRNEG; translated from the exons ATGGCGTTGGTGAACTTTAGTTTGCCCTATCAGTCGGCGACGATGGCACCGTTTCTCTACACGGGACCGGCTGGAGGGCACACGGCGGCCAACAATCTTCGTTTGAACGCCGTGTTACCGTCGGGATCCGTGCCGACGTCTTACAACGAGCAGGAGGCTTTTCGCAATGAGCCCTACGCGCCGCCGATCAAGTATCATCAGCATCAGCAACGACGTCAGTCTGTTCAGCAGAGGAGCCGGGAGGTCTACGCGGAGCACACGTCCTTCTCGTCGACGCAGGACACTCGTTACACCGTGTATAATCAAGACTTTCGAAGAACGCAGCCGaggcagcagcaacagcagcagcagcaacagatGAGGCCGCCTCCGCCGGCTTCGTCGTTTCAGCAACGGACGCAATCGCCGGAATCGGACAAATCTCAGACGGAGGAACAGGAAAGTTTTCCGGAAAGACCTAATAG TTACACAAGGGTCAATGGTGGAAGTTCTATCGGTCCGGGTACCAAGACTTCGGTCCACGCTGTGTTGGACTATGACGATGATTTTGACGACTATTACGACGATGACGATCAAGAGATACCGGCGAATGCACAGGTCACACCTATTCAGGGtccaatttttctaaaaaatggTTCCGTTCCTGTAGTACCGTTGTACTCGTATCCTCAATTAAATAATGGGACATTTGTGCAGATACCG ATACTCTGGACTGCGCTTTCGGTAGCATTAGGTGTCGAGCTGAGGGGAGATTTGGTACGAGGTGCGCCATGTATCAAAAGATATCATCAATTGTTCTGTCCAACCGCTGGAAATACATATCCGAT AGAACGAATAGAGCGTTTTATCGATGAAAATAAAGCATTGATGAAGAGGATGTACGGTGACTTTGAGATGAATCCGGGATACGGATCGAGTGAACATCGCACTAGAACACGAAGAAAAAGCAGAGAAGCGCGAAAACACGATATTCCGGATGGCGGACCCAGAGATGGAAACGATGAATTGCGTTTGGACAGCGAGATCGACGaggaatatttcaaaaatagaaataccAGACAGTCGTTTGGAAAAAATCGCAGCTCAGAGAGCGGCAG AATTGACGCGTGCGAGTCAAAAGTTGAAATTGTGACTCCATATTGGGCAAGTAACAGCGCCGGAAAGATTCGTGCTATTGTGAATACTCAACACTTCGAGCAAGCTATACATCAAGAAGTATGCTC AAAAACGCAAACAAATCGATGCAGCGGAGACTGCGGATGCGAGCAGAAGTACAAGTGGCACAGGTTGCTGGCATACGATCCGGATAACGATTGCAAAGGTATCTTTATGGATTGGTTTTTGTTTCCCTCTTGTTGCGTTTGCAGATGTGATCCAATTCACGGTAATAAATTCCCTCCGTCGAGTGGTCGAAATGAGGGctaa
- the spz3 gene encoding protein spaetzle 3 isoform X2, translating into MALVNFSLPYQSATMAPFLYTGPAGGHTAANNLRLNAVLPSGSVPTSYNEQEAFRNEPYAPPIKYHQHQQRRQSVQQRSREVYAEHTSFSSTQDTRYTVYNQDFRRTQPRQQQQQQQQQMRPPPPASSFQQRTQSPESDKSQTEEQESFPERPNSYTRVNGGSSIGPGTKTSVHAVLDYDDDFDDYYDDDDQEIPANAQVTPIQGPIFLKNGSVPVVPLYSYPQLNNGTFVQIPILWTALSVALGVELRGDLVRGAPCIKRYHQLFCPTAGNTYPIERIERFIDENKALMKRMYGDFEMNPGYGSSEHRTRTRRKSREARKHDIPDGGPRDGNDELRLDSEIDEEYFKNRNTRQSFGKNRSSESGRIDACESKVEIVTPYWASNSAGKIRAIVNTQHFEQAIHQEVCSLCFLQKNANKSMQRRLRMRAEVQVAQVAGIRSG; encoded by the exons ATGGCGTTGGTGAACTTTAGTTTGCCCTATCAGTCGGCGACGATGGCACCGTTTCTCTACACGGGACCGGCTGGAGGGCACACGGCGGCCAACAATCTTCGTTTGAACGCCGTGTTACCGTCGGGATCCGTGCCGACGTCTTACAACGAGCAGGAGGCTTTTCGCAATGAGCCCTACGCGCCGCCGATCAAGTATCATCAGCATCAGCAACGACGTCAGTCTGTTCAGCAGAGGAGCCGGGAGGTCTACGCGGAGCACACGTCCTTCTCGTCGACGCAGGACACTCGTTACACCGTGTATAATCAAGACTTTCGAAGAACGCAGCCGaggcagcagcaacagcagcagcagcaacagatGAGGCCGCCTCCGCCGGCTTCGTCGTTTCAGCAACGGACGCAATCGCCGGAATCGGACAAATCTCAGACGGAGGAACAGGAAAGTTTTCCGGAAAGACCTAATAG TTACACAAGGGTCAATGGTGGAAGTTCTATCGGTCCGGGTACCAAGACTTCGGTCCACGCTGTGTTGGACTATGACGATGATTTTGACGACTATTACGACGATGACGATCAAGAGATACCGGCGAATGCACAGGTCACACCTATTCAGGGtccaatttttctaaaaaatggTTCCGTTCCTGTAGTACCGTTGTACTCGTATCCTCAATTAAATAATGGGACATTTGTGCAGATACCG ATACTCTGGACTGCGCTTTCGGTAGCATTAGGTGTCGAGCTGAGGGGAGATTTGGTACGAGGTGCGCCATGTATCAAAAGATATCATCAATTGTTCTGTCCAACCGCTGGAAATACATATCCGAT AGAACGAATAGAGCGTTTTATCGATGAAAATAAAGCATTGATGAAGAGGATGTACGGTGACTTTGAGATGAATCCGGGATACGGATCGAGTGAACATCGCACTAGAACACGAAGAAAAAGCAGAGAAGCGCGAAAACACGATATTCCGGATGGCGGACCCAGAGATGGAAACGATGAATTGCGTTTGGACAGCGAGATCGACGaggaatatttcaaaaatagaaataccAGACAGTCGTTTGGAAAAAATCGCAGCTCAGAGAGCGGCAG AATTGACGCGTGCGAGTCAAAAGTTGAAATTGTGACTCCATATTGGGCAAGTAACAGCGCCGGAAAGATTCGTGCTATTGTGAATACTCAACACTTCGAGCAAGCTATACATCAAGAAGTATGCTC GCTGTGTTTTCTACAGAAAAACGCAAACAAATCGATGCAGCGGAGACTGCGGATGCGAGCAGAAGTACAAGTGGCACAGGTTGCTGGCATACGATCCGGATAA
- the LOC105667599 gene encoding UPAR/Ly6 domain-containing protein crok has product MMSSERAVLMVFGVVLLVTSGSALRCWVCSSNVNTMCDDPMNTTDHSSAFLIRTCEQYPTGYGTSKPICRKIVKREYGDRVVIRQCSTPNHDESTINDGPCGSSMTQPGRDVVESCHICSTDLCNSATSASAMQLLYAGALMCFTYIFYSSKFCVF; this is encoded by the exons ATGATGTCCAGCGAACGCGCCGTATTAATGGTTTTCGGGGTGGTCCTTCTGGTTACATCAG GTTCTGCCTTACGATGCTGGGTTTGTTCATCCAACGTGAACACTATGTGCGATGATCCGATGAACACCACAGACCATTCCTCTGCATTCCTTATAAGAACTTGCGAGCAATATCCAACCGGATATGGAACCTCGAAACCTATTTGTCGCAAAATCGTCAAACGAG AATACGGCGACCGAGTTGTTATACGTCAGTGTTCCACTCCAAATCATGACGAAAGCACTATTAATGACGGCCCGTGCGGCAGCTCCATGACACAACCAGGACGCGATGTAGTCGAATCATGCCATATCTGCTCCACCGATTTATGCAATTCTGCGACAAGCGCTTCTGCAATGCAACTGCTTTACGCTGGTGCGCTGATGTGCTTCACCTATATTTTCTACTCATCGaaattttgcgttttttaa
- the LOC105667600 gene encoding uncharacterized protein: MIGIFSVVIISSGFLDTVYSREEHLWCYDCNTDLRQGHKRDCNDPFTPGHFDLVACPRNESHHCHKSIILYRNILVTVRACVSSRQVNDYCNHEDNFPHSSIECYFCKENACNNTESFSTTTKWYFGLFAIILSWILT; encoded by the exons ATGATCGGAATCTTTTCAGTCGTGATTATATCATCTGGATTTTTGGACACGG TTTACTCGAGGGAGGAACATTTGTGGTGTTATGATTGTAACACGGATTTAAGACAAGGACATAAACGGGATTGTAATGATCCTTTTACACCTGGTCATTTTGATCTAGTCGCCTGTCCTCGGAATGAATCTCATCATTGCCATAAAAGTATCatattat acagaaatattttagtgaCAGTACGAGCGTGTGTATCATCTCGCCAAGTCAACGATTACTGTAATCATGAAGATAATTTCCCACATTCAAGTATCGAGTGTTATTTCTGTAAGGAAAACGCTTGCAACAACACGGAATCATTCAGCACGACAACAAAATGGTATTTTGGattgtttgcaattattttatcgtggatattaacataa
- the LOC105667602 gene encoding mitochondrial import inner membrane translocase subunit Tim10 B, with amino-acid sequence MDTLQLRNFKDFLLLYNQISETCFKKCANTFLSREITSDEDICVSNCAQKHIYANHKVMEIFMEVQPVMVRKRMEEMNAAQAALEEQNQQQAEQSVQ; translated from the exons ATGGATACGTTACAGTTAAGAAAT TTCAAGGACTTTCTTTTGCTCTACAATCAAATATCCGAAACATGTTTCAAAAAGTGTGCAAATACTTTTCTCTCTCGAGAAATCACCTCCGATGAA GATATATGTGTCAGTAACTGTGCACAGAAACACATTTATGCCAATCATAAAGTAATGGAGATATTCATGGAAGTACAACCTGTAATGGTACGTAAAAGAATGGAAGAAATGAATGCAGCACAAGCAGCATTGGAAGAACAAAATCAGCAACAAGCAGAACAAAGTGTACAATAA
- the Arfip gene encoding arfaptin-2 isoform X2, with protein sequence MSQITVTSSGMERSIHEMLKDAPSLNESDSAVHTGTPPPHVPNNCSNDSHPRPATINLSLGSPTTQTSVTVSPNTPVQNGDTQTMRTTQSKIESLKNWSISTYKCTKQLMYERLGKTSRTVDFELETQIELLRDTQRKYCNVLRLSRALASHFHHVVQTQHALGEAFSELAQKSPELQEEFLYNSETQRNLTKNGETLLGALNFFVSSVNTLCNKTIEDTLLTVRQYETARIEYDAYRTDLEALVQAAKSDSNNAARLEEAQANYEGHKQNFEKLRSDVSIKLKFLDENRIKVMHKQLLLFHNAVSAYFSGNQTALEATLKQFNIKVKSPNSTLPSWLEQ encoded by the exons ATGTCCCAGATTACGGTTACATCAAGTGGGATGGAACGCAGTATTCATGAAATGTTGAAAGATGCACCTTCCTTAAATGAAAGTGACAGTGCTGTACATACCGGAACTCCTCCGCCTCATGTACCGAACAACTGTAGCAACGATAGTCACCCGAGACCAGCTACTATAAATTTGAGCTTAGGAAGCCCCACAACTCAAACTT CGGTGACAGTTTCCCCAAATACACCTGTTCAAAATGGGGATACACAAACTATGCGCACTACACAGAGCAAAATTGAGAGTCTGAAGAATTGGAGTATCTCCACATACAAATGTACCAAACAATTAATGTATGAAAGATTAGGAAAAACATCGCGTACTGTAGATTTTG AACTCGAAACGCAGATTGAGTTACTTAGAGATactcaaagaaaatattgcaacgTTCTGCGATTATCACGAGCTTTGGCATCACATTTTCATCATGTTGTTCAAACACAACACGCTCTCGGGGAAGCATTTTCTGAACTAGCGCAGAAATCGCCTGAGCTTCAAGAGGAGTTCCTGTATAACTCGGAAACGCAAAGAAATTTAACTAAAAACGGCGAGACACTTTTAGGGGCcttaaatttctttgtttccTCTGTGAATACGCTATGTAATAAAACGATCGAGGACACGCTACTTACAGTGAGACAATATGAAACTGCAAg GATAGAGTACGATGCATATAGAACAGATTTAGAGGCTCTTGTACAAGCTGCAAAATCAGATAGTAACAATGCGGCGAGATTAGAAGAGGCACAGGCTAACTATGAGGGACACAAgcagaattttgaaaaattacgcTCAGACGTTTCCATTAAGTTGAAGTTCTTAGATGAAAACAGG atTAAAGTGATGCATAAGCAGTTGctattatttcataatgcCGTATCAGCTTACTTTTCGGGGAATCAAACTGCATTGGAAGCGACTCTTAAACAATTCAACATCAAAGTGAAATCACCCAATTCCACCTTACCGTCATGGCTAGAGCAGTAG
- the Arfip gene encoding arfaptin-2 isoform X1 yields the protein MSQITVTSSGMERSIHEMLKDAPSLNESDSAVHTGTPPPHVPNNCSNDSHPRPATINLSLGSPTTQTYVCNLLAVTVSPNTPVQNGDTQTMRTTQSKIESLKNWSISTYKCTKQLMYERLGKTSRTVDFELETQIELLRDTQRKYCNVLRLSRALASHFHHVVQTQHALGEAFSELAQKSPELQEEFLYNSETQRNLTKNGETLLGALNFFVSSVNTLCNKTIEDTLLTVRQYETARIEYDAYRTDLEALVQAAKSDSNNAARLEEAQANYEGHKQNFEKLRSDVSIKLKFLDENRIKVMHKQLLLFHNAVSAYFSGNQTALEATLKQFNIKVKSPNSTLPSWLEQ from the exons ATGTCCCAGATTACGGTTACATCAAGTGGGATGGAACGCAGTATTCATGAAATGTTGAAAGATGCACCTTCCTTAAATGAAAGTGACAGTGCTGTACATACCGGAACTCCTCCGCCTCATGTACCGAACAACTGTAGCAACGATAGTCACCCGAGACCAGCTACTATAAATTTGAGCTTAGGAAGCCCCACAACTCAAACTT ATGTTTGTAATCTTCTAGCGGTGACAGTTTCCCCAAATACACCTGTTCAAAATGGGGATACACAAACTATGCGCACTACACAGAGCAAAATTGAGAGTCTGAAGAATTGGAGTATCTCCACATACAAATGTACCAAACAATTAATGTATGAAAGATTAGGAAAAACATCGCGTACTGTAGATTTTG AACTCGAAACGCAGATTGAGTTACTTAGAGATactcaaagaaaatattgcaacgTTCTGCGATTATCACGAGCTTTGGCATCACATTTTCATCATGTTGTTCAAACACAACACGCTCTCGGGGAAGCATTTTCTGAACTAGCGCAGAAATCGCCTGAGCTTCAAGAGGAGTTCCTGTATAACTCGGAAACGCAAAGAAATTTAACTAAAAACGGCGAGACACTTTTAGGGGCcttaaatttctttgtttccTCTGTGAATACGCTATGTAATAAAACGATCGAGGACACGCTACTTACAGTGAGACAATATGAAACTGCAAg GATAGAGTACGATGCATATAGAACAGATTTAGAGGCTCTTGTACAAGCTGCAAAATCAGATAGTAACAATGCGGCGAGATTAGAAGAGGCACAGGCTAACTATGAGGGACACAAgcagaattttgaaaaattacgcTCAGACGTTTCCATTAAGTTGAAGTTCTTAGATGAAAACAGG atTAAAGTGATGCATAAGCAGTTGctattatttcataatgcCGTATCAGCTTACTTTTCGGGGAATCAAACTGCATTGGAAGCGACTCTTAAACAATTCAACATCAAAGTGAAATCACCCAATTCCACCTTACCGTCATGGCTAGAGCAGTAG